The Aulosira sp. FACHB-615 genome has a segment encoding these proteins:
- a CDS encoding putative Ig domain-containing protein: PTNSGNSNPNNNSSDDPLYLPSGSVRLTHTVTLTAGQIASELDFGNQKLNQPPVVANPIVDQTATEDSAFSFQIPGTTFNDVDAGDILTYTATLENGAVLPSWLSFNTTTRTFSGTPSNSEVGTLNIKVNATDKSGASVSDIFTLTVANTNDAPILGSAIADQIIGAKSLFSFTLPANTFTDVDAGDSLTYTATLVNDSPLPSWLTFNPATSTFSGTPSLSDVGIINIKVVATDSQGAIASDIFTINTRNLTGTSGNNTIIGTSNNDIIEGLGGNDNLSGLAGNDTLDGGSGADTMNGGLGDDTYIVDNSGDKVFENLESGTDTVRTSVSHTLSENVENLILTGTGNISGTGNALNNTITGNSGSNTLNGKEGDDTLNAGAGNDSLDGGVGDDLMFGGAGNDTYYVDSSNDQITEAVNEGTDTVRANVTWTLGDNVENLILTGNSAIDGTGNALKNSITGNTADNNLFGGDNDDTLKGDAGNDTLDGGAGNDTLDGGVGDDIIIGSDGNDNLKGDVGNDTLNGGAGNDTLDGGFGNDLMIGGTGNDTYYVDSINDQITEVFNEGTDTVRASVTSILGDNVENLILTGNIAIDGTGNALKNSITGNTADNKLFGGDNDDTLKGDAGNDTLDGGAGNDSLDGGVGDDLMIGGAGNDTYYVDSSNDQIVELANEGTDTVRSAITWTLGNNLENLILTGSNAINGTGNALRNTITGNTANNNLFGGDENDTLNSGDGDDILDGGNGNDTLTGGNGNDTLVGGVGNDKLTGGTGNDKFVFNSLSEGIDTITDFSSTNDVLVVQSLLASFNYTGTNPIANGYIRGIQSGSNTLIQVDADGVGSSATFTTLVTLNNFTASNFSQNNLIF, encoded by the coding sequence CGGCTGGGCAAATTGCTAGTGAACTTGACTTTGGCAACCAAAAACTTAATCAACCACCAGTAGTTGCTAACCCAATTGTTGACCAAACAGCTACAGAAGACAGTGCCTTTAGCTTCCAAATTCCCGGTACTACCTTTAATGATGTAGATGCAGGCGACATCCTCACCTACACCGCCACCTTAGAAAACGGTGCAGTTTTACCAAGTTGGTTAAGCTTTAACACCACAACCCGCACATTTAGTGGGACTCCAAGTAACAGTGAAGTTGGTACGCTGAACATCAAAGTCAACGCCACTGATAAATCTGGTGCAAGTGTCAGTGATATCTTCACTTTGACAGTGGCTAATACTAATGATGCACCAATATTAGGAAGTGCGATCGCAGATCAAATTATCGGTGCAAAAAGTCTTTTCAGTTTCACCCTTCCCGCTAACACTTTCACAGACGTAGACGCAGGCGACAGCCTCACCTACACAGCTACCCTAGTAAATGACTCACCGCTACCAAGCTGGTTAACTTTTAACCCCGCCACTAGTACTTTCAGTGGTACTCCTAGCCTGAGTGATGTCGGCATCATCAATATTAAGGTAGTGGCTACGGATAGCCAGGGTGCGATCGCTAGTGATATCTTTACCATTAACACTCGCAACCTCACAGGCACATCTGGCAACAACACCATTATCGGTACATCCAACAACGACATTATCGAGGGTTTAGGTGGCAATGATAACCTGTCTGGTTTAGCAGGTAACGATACCCTGGATGGTGGTAGCGGCGCAGATACCATGAATGGTGGATTAGGCGATGACACCTATATTGTTGATAACAGTGGCGACAAAGTATTTGAGAACCTAGAGTCAGGAACTGATACTGTCCGCACCTCAGTTAGCCATACACTCAGCGAAAATGTAGAAAACCTGATTTTAACTGGTACAGGCAACATCTCAGGTACAGGTAATGCACTCAACAACACCATTACAGGCAATAGTGGCAGTAACACCCTCAATGGTAAAGAGGGTGATGATACCTTAAATGCTGGTGCAGGTAATGATTCCTTAGATGGCGGTGTTGGCGATGACTTAATGTTTGGTGGTGCTGGGAACGATACTTATTACGTCGATAGCAGCAACGACCAAATCACAGAAGCAGTAAACGAAGGTACAGATACAGTTCGAGCCAATGTCACTTGGACTCTCGGCGATAACGTAGAAAACCTCATCTTAACTGGCAACAGTGCTATTGATGGTACTGGGAATGCTTTGAAAAACAGCATTACAGGTAACACTGCCGATAACAACCTGTTTGGCGGTGATAATGATGACACCCTCAAAGGAGATGCAGGCAACGACACCCTCGATGGCGGTGCAGGTAATGACACCTTAGATGGTGGTGTTGGTGACGACATAATTATTGGTAGTGATGGCAATGACAACCTGAAAGGAGACGTAGGTAACGACACTCTAAATGGTGGTGCAGGCAACGATACCCTTGACGGTGGTTTTGGCAATGACTTAATGATTGGCGGTACTGGTAACGATACTTACTACGTTGATAGTATTAACGACCAAATCACAGAAGTATTCAATGAGGGAACTGATACTGTCCGTGCTAGTGTCACCTCAATATTAGGTGACAATGTAGAAAATCTGATCTTAACTGGCAACATTGCCATTGATGGTACTGGCAATGCTCTGAAAAACAGCATTACAGGTAACACTGCTGATAACAAGCTGTTTGGTGGCGACAATGATGATACCCTCAAAGGAGATGCAGGTAACGATACTCTTGATGGCGGTGCTGGTAATGATTCCCTTGACGGTGGTGTAGGCGATGACTTGATGATTGGTGGTGCTGGTAATGATACTTACTACGTTGATAGCAGCAACGACCAAATTGTAGAATTAGCCAATGAAGGGACTGATACAGTCCGTTCTGCTATTACTTGGACATTAGGCAACAATTTAGAAAACCTCATTCTCACTGGTAGCAATGCCATCAATGGTACTGGTAATGCTTTGAGAAATACCATCACTGGTAACACCGCCAACAATAACTTATTCGGTGGTGATGAAAATGACACCCTCAATAGTGGCGATGGCGATGATATCCTTGATGGGGGTAATGGCAATGATACTCTGACTGGCGGTAATGGTAATGATACGCTCGTTGGTGGTGTTGGTAACGACAAGCTAACTGGTGGCACTGGTAATGATAAATTTGTCTTTAACAGTCTTAGTGAAGGAATTGATACTATTACTGACTTCAGCAGTACAAATGATGTTCTAGTAGTACAATCTCTGTTAGCCAGCTTCAACTACACAGGCACAAATCCTATCGCCAACGGTTACATCAGAGGCATACAATCTGGGTCAAATACTCTCATCCAAGTTGACGCTGATGGTGTTGGTAGCAGTGCGACTTTCACCACCTTAGTCACACTCAATAACTTTACTGCTAGTAACTTCAGCCAGAATAACTTGATTTTCTAG
- a CDS encoding plasmid pRiA4b ORF-3 family protein produces the protein MMRRLFSVPNHLREQLPTLTEDKKQILQQQTISQNSPGTILRDFQTVLEFLQPDGVEVSSTYHQFSLKYLQQLNSRLSYPIETNLKRPQQKSYPYIHGLYFVLRTSGLSQVITQGKKTKLILDEQRLKIWQDFNPTEQYFTLLESWLIWGEGELLGESRDPYRPLFRCCQFWREIPDEGLTINSYQEQDKLVYYPGFHNLSLLHLFGFLDLTPGEPEPAKGWRITTVKRSLWGDAMIGLLSEIYDEIEPQPEDEEISLDFRIAFEKLKPYLQQYFPEWEQTLVIANGEFKQAIYTLKVTLLDAWRRIAIPSNLNFDQVAAAVVEAFDFDFEHLYRFIYKDHI, from the coding sequence ATGATGAGACGACTTTTCTCCGTTCCCAATCATCTGCGAGAACAACTTCCCACCCTGACGGAAGATAAAAAGCAAATCCTACAACAGCAAACCATTAGCCAAAATTCCCCAGGAACAATTCTACGGGACTTTCAAACCGTCCTAGAATTTCTCCAACCAGATGGTGTTGAAGTCAGCAGCACGTATCACCAATTCTCTCTCAAATACCTCCAGCAACTCAATTCTCGCTTGAGTTACCCCATTGAAACTAACCTCAAGCGTCCTCAGCAAAAATCCTACCCCTATATTCACGGACTATACTTTGTCCTTCGCACATCTGGACTGTCTCAAGTTATCACCCAAGGCAAAAAAACCAAATTAATATTAGACGAACAACGCCTAAAAATTTGGCAAGACTTCAACCCAACTGAACAATATTTCACACTCTTAGAATCCTGGCTAATCTGGGGAGAAGGCGAACTCTTAGGCGAATCTAGAGACCCTTATAGACCATTATTTCGCTGCTGCCAATTTTGGCGAGAAATTCCAGATGAAGGTTTAACCATTAATAGTTATCAAGAACAAGATAAATTAGTCTATTATCCAGGCTTCCACAATCTTAGCCTGTTGCATTTATTTGGTTTTCTTGACCTCACTCCAGGAGAACCAGAACCCGCTAAAGGATGGCGTATCACTACTGTAAAACGTAGTCTTTGGGGAGATGCCATGATAGGTTTGCTCTCTGAAATTTATGATGAAATTGAACCACAGCCAGAAGATGAAGAAATCTCTCTAGATTTCCGCATCGCTTTTGAAAAACTCAAACCGTATCTCCAACAATACTTTCCTGAATGGGAACAAACCTTAGTCATCGCCAACGGAGAGTTTAAGCAGGCAATTTATACTTTGAAAGTTACGTTGTTAGATGCTTGGCGACGCATAGCCATTCCTAGCAACCTCAATTTTGATCAAGTAGCCGCCGCAGTTGTCGAAGCATTTGATTTTGACTTTGAACACCTCTACCGATTCATTTACAAAGACCATATATGA
- a CDS encoding IS1096 element passenger TnpR family protein, translated as MFEFTHPFVDIPPNTNDFRLGELPIEVGNHLQFTFDLLDEWEFDLQLEKIEPANAKMKKPKILEYHGEPPAQYGEEGEDED; from the coding sequence ATTTTTGAATTTACTCATCCCTTTGTTGATATTCCTCCTAACACCAACGATTTTCGCTTAGGTGAATTACCAATTGAAGTAGGAAATCATCTACAATTTACCTTTGATTTACTGGATGAGTGGGAGTTTGATTTGCAGCTAGAAAAAATTGAGCCTGCCAATGCCAAAATGAAAAAGCCCAAGATTCTTGAATATCATGGTGAACCACCAGCACAGTATGGTGAAGAAGGAGAAGATGAGGATTAG